One part of the Patescibacteria group bacterium genome encodes these proteins:
- the glmM gene encoding phosphoglucosamine mutase, whose amino-acid sequence MKAVYNVFININMPLIKSISGIRGTLGNLPGEDLTKVDVINFTKAFALLIREKAWGDLVLIGRDARPSGLEFSQLISETFSSLGFRVLDLGLAATPTLELAVIYEKAAGGVMVSASHNPIEWNALKLVNNEGEFLSAKDGQRLLELADTNKPVAPVTKGIYSTDNDYGNQHIAAIAKLDLVDFEAIKKSDFRIVVDGINSVGGLIIPNLLTQLGVKEIIKINCEPNGQFAHNPEPLEKNLVQLSEAVIVNQADLGLVVDPDVDRLAFIDEQGKMFGEEYTLVAAAEYVLRHYCPCFYQKISVSNLSSSRALKDVTERHGGAYYAAAVGEVNVVAKMKETKAVIGGEGNGGVILSELHYGRDALVGVALFLSALAESGQKMSDFKKNFPEYFMIKDKLELSPGINVADLLDRAKMEYQKAEYGAEKITDIDGVKIDWPEYWLHLRASNTEPIIRLYGEAKDKDFLELKIREMKDKILAYIK is encoded by the coding sequence ATGAAAGCAGTGTATAATGTCTTTATCAATATCAATATGCCTCTTATCAAATCAATTTCGGGAATCCGCGGGACCTTGGGTAACCTTCCGGGGGAAGACTTAACTAAGGTTGATGTCATTAATTTTACCAAAGCCTTCGCCTTATTAATCAGGGAAAAGGCCTGGGGTGATTTAGTGCTTATAGGCAGAGACGCTAGGCCTTCCGGTTTAGAATTCAGCCAGTTAATTTCCGAAACTTTTTCGTCGCTTGGTTTCCGGGTGCTTGATTTAGGCTTAGCGGCGACGCCGACTCTGGAATTAGCGGTGATATATGAAAAAGCGGCTGGAGGGGTGATGGTTTCTGCTTCCCACAATCCGATTGAGTGGAATGCTTTGAAGCTAGTTAATAATGAAGGAGAATTTTTAAGTGCTAAAGACGGTCAACGTTTGTTAGAATTAGCTGATACAAATAAGCCAGTGGCGCCGGTAACTAAGGGGATATATTCAACGGATAATGATTATGGAAACCAGCATATTGCCGCGATTGCCAAGCTCGATCTAGTTGACTTTGAAGCTATCAAGAAGTCTGATTTTAGAATAGTGGTTGATGGCATTAATTCGGTCGGTGGCCTCATTATCCCGAATTTATTAACCCAGTTGGGAGTTAAAGAAATCATCAAGATAAATTGCGAACCTAACGGGCAATTTGCTCATAATCCCGAGCCCCTAGAAAAGAACTTGGTTCAGCTAAGTGAGGCGGTGATCGTTAATCAGGCTGATTTAGGTTTAGTGGTTGATCCTGATGTTGACCGCTTAGCTTTTATTGACGAACAAGGGAAGATGTTTGGCGAAGAATATACTTTAGTTGCGGCCGCTGAGTATGTTTTGCGGCACTATTGTCCTTGTTTCTATCAAAAGATCAGTGTTTCCAACCTGTCTTCTTCCCGGGCCTTAAAAGATGTTACAGAAAGACATGGCGGCGCCTATTACGCCGCCGCGGTGGGAGAGGTAAACGTAGTAGCGAAGATGAAAGAAACTAAGGCGGTTATCGGTGGCGAGGGTAATGGCGGCGTTATCTTGTCAGAACTCCATTATGGCCGGGATGCTTTAGTGGGAGTCGCTTTGTTCTTATCAGCTTTAGCAGAGAGCGGGCAAAAGATGTCAGATTTCAAAAAGAATTTCCCGGAATATTTTATGATAAAAGATAAATTGGAGCTTAGTCCCGGTATAAATGTAGCGGATTTACTAGACAGGGCTAAGATGGAATACCAAAAGGCAGAGTATGGCGCCGAAAAAATCACCGATATTGATGGCGTTAAGATCGATTGGCCGGAGTATTGGCTGCATCTGCGCGCCTCCAATACGGAGCCGATTATCCGCTTGTACGGCGAAGCAAAAGATAAGGACTTTTTAGAATTGAAAATAAGGGAAATGAAAGATAAGATTTTGGCTTATATTAAATAA
- a CDS encoding NTP transferase domain-containing protein: protein MNQIIIMAAGKGTRMKSELTKVLVPLKGRPMLSYLLSTIAKIGPELKPIVVVSPENKDMISAAMADYDVQYVVQEQQLGTGHAVACTRSYIDPAASSIFVLNGDHPFYTEKTLKDLPLKHRGVLSMVTIAVPDFTGWHHNFYHLGRVVRDENDNVSRIVEFRDASDDEKNVREINLNCFCFDKDWLFSHIANINNNNNQGEYYITDLVKMAFNEGKIVKSFSIPPQEGMGINSLEELQIAESLLD from the coding sequence ATGAATCAAATAATTATTATGGCTGCCGGCAAAGGAACCCGGATGAAGTCAGAATTAACCAAAGTTTTAGTACCCCTTAAAGGGCGACCAATGTTAAGCTATCTTTTATCTACGATTGCCAAGATAGGCCCGGAACTTAAGCCGATCGTTGTGGTTTCTCCTGAAAATAAAGACATGATTTCCGCCGCCATGGCTGATTACGACGTTCAATATGTAGTCCAAGAGCAGCAGTTAGGTACTGGCCATGCCGTGGCTTGCACCAGAAGTTATATCGACCCGGCGGCAAGTTCTATTTTTGTTTTAAATGGTGATCACCCTTTTTATACTGAGAAGACCTTGAAAGATTTACCCTTGAAACATCGCGGGGTTTTATCGATGGTGACGATCGCTGTCCCAGATTTTACTGGTTGGCACCATAATTTTTATCATTTGGGCCGGGTTGTCCGCGATGAAAATGATAATGTTAGCCGGATCGTAGAGTTTAGAGATGCCAGTGACGACGAGAAGAATGTTAGAGAGATAAATCTTAATTGTTTTTGTTTTGATAAAGATTGGCTATTTTCACATATCGCTAATATAAATAACAATAACAATCAAGGCGAGTACTATATTACCGATTTAGTTAAGATGGCTTTTAACGAAGGGAAAATCGTTAAATCATTTTCTATTCCACCCCAAGAAGGGATGGGAATTAATAGCTTAGAAGAATTACAAATCGCTGAAAGTTTATTGGATTAA
- a CDS encoding endonuclease Q family protein, whose protein sequence is MRQILDLHIHSRYSRACSPQLTLANLDRFCRIKGIDIIATGDFTYPEWFKNISEELEEIGPHAGLYKLKRSDGLVKFILSTEVALIYKDQDKVRRLHLVIHAPNREAAKSLNEFLDNKYNIRSDGRPILGMSAPELVKLCLSVDPRFLVYPAHIWTPWFSVFGSKSGFNTLEECFKEQTGNIYAYETGLSSDPAMNWRLSALDNLTCLSNSDAHSLENIGREANIFDLEDISYNEIYRIIKNRDSNCLKGTIEFYPEEGMYHFDGHRDCNFSCEPSKSRKLKNICPVCSKPLVIGVFNRVEELADRPEGFKLVSAPSFKKLVELDKIIAEALMIKSRKSKQVQAEYEVLVKRFGPELSILMDLDLQVLEGSVDSRIVEALRRVRAGELMIKPGFDGRYGEIRIFSEDDSNKKQKALL, encoded by the coding sequence ATGCGCCAGATTCTCGATCTTCATATCCATTCCCGTTATTCCCGCGCTTGTTCACCGCAGCTGACCCTAGCTAACCTGGATCGGTTTTGTAGGATTAAAGGTATCGATATCATCGCCACCGGAGATTTCACCTATCCGGAGTGGTTTAAGAATATAAGCGAAGAACTGGAAGAAATTGGCCCGCACGCCGGTCTTTATAAGTTGAAGAGGAGTGATGGTTTAGTAAAGTTCATCCTAAGCACTGAAGTGGCTTTGATATATAAGGATCAAGATAAAGTCAGGCGCCTGCATTTAGTCATCCATGCGCCCAATCGAGAAGCGGCGAAGAGTTTGAATGAGTTTTTAGACAATAAGTATAATATTCGTTCTGATGGTAGACCGATCTTAGGGATGAGTGCGCCGGAGCTAGTAAAATTATGCCTAAGCGTCGATCCCAGGTTTCTGGTTTATCCAGCTCACATCTGGACGCCCTGGTTTTCGGTTTTCGGTTCTAAGTCCGGCTTTAACACTCTAGAAGAATGCTTCAAGGAGCAAACTGGAAATATCTATGCCTATGAAACCGGTCTATCTAGCGATCCGGCTATGAATTGGCGCTTGTCAGCTCTTGATAATTTAACCTGCTTGTCTAACTCGGACGCTCATAGCCTGGAAAATATTGGTCGTGAGGCTAATATCTTCGATTTAGAAGACATTAGTTATAATGAGATATATCGGATAATAAAGAATAGGGATTCGAATTGTCTAAAGGGTACGATTGAATTTTATCCAGAAGAAGGCATGTATCATTTTGACGGCCATCGGGATTGTAATTTTAGCTGTGAACCATCTAAGAGCCGAAAATTGAAGAATATTTGTCCGGTCTGTAGCAAGCCTTTGGTTATAGGGGTCTTTAATCGGGTGGAAGAGTTGGCTGATCGCCCCGAAGGCTTCAAGCTGGTTTCGGCGCCTAGCTTTAAAAAACTGGTCGAACTTGATAAGATTATAGCGGAGGCCTTAATGATCAAGAGTCGTAAATCCAAGCAGGTCCAGGCAGAATATGAAGTCTTAGTAAAACGGTTTGGCCCGGAATTATCTATTTTAATGGATTTAGATTTGCAGGTTTTGGAGGGCTCGGTTGATAGCCGCATTGTCGAGGCCTTGCGCCGGGTGCGGGCCGGTGAATTGATGATTAAGCCGGGCTTTGACGGGCGTTACGGCGAGATAAGAATATTTTCTGAGGATGATAGCAATAAAAAGCAGAAAGCTTTGTTATAG
- the recA gene encoding recombinase RecA has translation MPKEKKNVVLNEEKASGKDLKLEAAMSAVEQIKNRFGEGAIMKFGEVGKTSVDVVSTGCLSLDLAFGIGGVPRGRIIEIYGPESSGKTTLAQHIVSEVQKSGGIAAFVDAEHALDPDYAAKIGVNVKEMLLSQPDSGEQALEIVETLVRSNAVDVIVVDSVAALVPQKEIEGEMGDQHMGLQARLMSQALRKLTAIIGKTKTVVIFINQIRNKIGVFFGNPETTTGGNALKFYCSVRVEVRRMAQIKQGENIIGNRVKVKIVKNKVAAPFKTCEFDIMYNEGISVAGDLLDLGVDQGVIKKNGNSYVYGDIKLGVGREVAKKFIKDDKKLIAELRKAILAEVKSKQIEASKEN, from the coding sequence ATGCCAAAAGAAAAAAAGAATGTCGTTTTAAACGAAGAGAAAGCTAGCGGTAAAGATCTTAAATTAGAAGCCGCCATGAGCGCAGTTGAGCAGATCAAGAATCGCTTTGGCGAGGGAGCGATCATGAAATTTGGTGAAGTAGGTAAGACTAGCGTCGATGTTGTATCGACTGGTTGTTTGTCTTTAGATTTAGCCTTCGGCATCGGAGGCGTCCCCCGTGGTCGTATCATTGAGATTTACGGTCCGGAGTCCTCTGGTAAAACAACCCTGGCTCAACACATCGTCTCCGAGGTCCAAAAATCTGGTGGAATTGCCGCCTTCGTCGACGCTGAACACGCCCTAGACCCTGATTATGCCGCTAAAATCGGCGTTAATGTAAAAGAAATGTTGCTTTCTCAGCCGGATAGTGGCGAGCAGGCCTTAGAAATCGTCGAGACTTTAGTCCGTTCTAACGCGGTTGATGTCATAGTGGTTGACAGTGTAGCGGCCTTGGTGCCACAGAAAGAGATTGAGGGCGAGATGGGAGACCAGCACATGGGGCTGCAAGCTCGTTTGATGAGCCAGGCGCTCAGGAAACTGACGGCTATAATCGGCAAGACTAAGACTGTCGTTATATTTATTAACCAGATTCGCAACAAGATCGGCGTCTTCTTTGGCAATCCAGAAACGACTACTGGTGGTAACGCCTTGAAGTTCTATTGTTCCGTGAGGGTTGAGGTGAGGCGGATGGCTCAGATTAAACAGGGAGAAAACATCATCGGCAATCGGGTTAAGGTCAAGATTGTAAAAAACAAGGTAGCCGCGCCCTTTAAGACTTGTGAATTCGATATTATGTATAATGAAGGTATTTCCGTGGCTGGTGATTTATTGGATCTAGGGGTAGATCAAGGAGTGATAAAGAAGAATGGTAATAGCTACGTCTACGGAGATATTAAGTTGGGGGTGGGACGAGAAGTCGCTAAAAAATTCATAAAAGATGATAAAAAACTGATCGCCGAATTAAGGAAGGCTATCCTGGCAGAGGTAAAAAGCAAACAGATTGAAGCTAGTAAAGAGAATTAA
- the pyrH gene encoding UMP kinase codes for MTYILSLGGSLIVPASGIDYKFLRQFRRLIVREVKAGHRFFIITGGGLTARTYMKAASNVGSLSQIDGDWLGIHSTRLNGHLIRTILADVAHPEIITNPLKTLKTRKPVVVAAGYKPGWSTDYVATLLAKEYHIKTLLNLSNIDYVYDKDPKKFPQAKAVKEISWPAFRKIVGNKWSPGLNAPFDPVASKLSQALGLKVIILNGRQIGNLEKCLAGQKFKGTIIS; via the coding sequence ATGACCTATATTTTATCCCTAGGTGGATCGCTCATAGTTCCTGCTTCAGGGATAGATTACAAGTTCCTCCGACAGTTTAGACGGTTAATAGTCAGGGAAGTAAAGGCTGGCCACCGATTTTTTATTATAACCGGCGGCGGTTTGACGGCTCGCACTTACATGAAAGCTGCATCTAATGTCGGCTCTTTAAGCCAAATTGACGGAGACTGGCTAGGAATTCACTCTACCAGGCTTAACGGCCATCTCATTAGAACCATCTTAGCTGATGTCGCTCATCCCGAGATTATAACTAACCCCTTAAAGACTCTTAAAACTAGAAAGCCGGTCGTAGTCGCAGCCGGCTATAAGCCAGGCTGGTCTACTGATTATGTTGCCACCCTTTTAGCCAAAGAGTATCACATCAAGACATTGTTGAATTTATCTAACATTGATTATGTTTATGACAAAGACCCGAAGAAATTTCCTCAAGCTAAGGCGGTCAAGGAAATTAGTTGGCCCGCTTTCCGGAAGATAGTTGGTAATAAATGGAGTCCTGGCTTAAACGCTCCCTTTGATCCGGTGGCCTCTAAATTATCCCAAGCACTAGGATTAAAAGTTATAATCCTTAATGGACGTCAGATTGGCAACCTAGAGAAATGTTTGGCTGGTCAGAAGTTTAAAGGGACGATAATTTCTTAA
- a CDS encoding adenylate kinase: MEIYIFFGPPGVGKGTQAKKFALKHEFKHISTGELLRQEMQAETELGRTAAQYINSGNLAPDNIVISIIDEQLKDFADLPGFVFDGFPRTNAQAEALDQITAREGKIIKAVFRLEANEPELIQRLLKREKLEGRLDDTEETIKNRLEIYEHLTKPVLDHYRAKGCLIEIDGEGTVEEIETRIEQAYTELKK, translated from the coding sequence ATGGAGATTTATATCTTTTTCGGGCCGCCTGGAGTCGGCAAAGGCACTCAGGCTAAAAAGTTCGCTCTAAAACATGAATTCAAGCACATCTCTACCGGAGAATTACTCCGCCAAGAAATGCAGGCCGAAACGGAACTAGGTCGGACAGCCGCTCAGTATATAAATAGTGGTAACCTTGCTCCTGATAATATAGTCATCTCGATCATTGACGAACAATTAAAAGATTTTGCTGATTTACCAGGGTTCGTGTTTGACGGCTTTCCTCGGACCAATGCTCAAGCAGAAGCTCTCGACCAAATTACCGCTCGTGAAGGGAAAATAATAAAAGCGGTCTTTCGCCTCGAAGCTAATGAGCCAGAATTGATACAAAGACTGCTCAAAAGGGAAAAGTTAGAAGGACGACTGGATGACACCGAAGAAACGATTAAAAACCGCCTTGAAATCTACGAGCACCTCACTAAACCAGTCCTTGACCATTACCGCGCTAAAGGCTGTTTAATCGAGATAGACGGCGAAGGAACAGTTGAAGAGATAGAAACCAGGATTGAACAAGCTTATACAGAACTAAAGAAATAG
- a CDS encoding HU family DNA-binding protein, whose protein sequence is MNKAQLIEKLNQEVEGINKKQAEKMIDVLTDTIIEELKNDREVTITGFGTFLSRVRYARGGVNPQKPNERITIPAVKVAKFKTGYNLKLALKGKR, encoded by the coding sequence ATGAATAAAGCCCAACTAATTGAGAAGTTAAACCAAGAAGTTGAAGGCATTAACAAGAAACAAGCGGAAAAGATGATTGATGTCTTAACCGACACTATCATCGAAGAGCTTAAAAATGACCGCGAAGTAACAATTACCGGCTTTGGAACTTTCTTGTCCCGAGTCCGTTATGCTCGCGGCGGTGTTAACCCGCAAAAGCCGAATGAAAGGATTACGATTCCGGCTGTTAAGGTGGCTAAATTCAAAACTGGTTACAACCTTAAGCTCGCCCTTAAAGGGAAACGCTAA
- the rny gene encoding ribonuclease Y, producing MEYVIYAVLLVGGFLIGWLFYKKSTTNKVGSAAARADKILNEAKLKEKELLLKAQDKAIKIIEEAKGEEASRRKEISNLQNRLEQRETSFSQKLLDLQDKQQKLYDKVNEVQEIKEKIQKIKEEQVAKLEKIAGLNQDQAKDVLLKNVEEKSSEDLMVRIKKLENENAEKLEEKAKDIMAVAMQRLASTYTAELTTTTVDLPSDEMKGRIIGREGRNIKAIEQMTGVEIIVDDTPNAITISGFSLIRRHVAKKTLDYLIKDGRIHPTKIEDAVENAKKELAIDIKKAGEEAMYELGITGFDPKLVSIIGRLKYRTSYGQNALKHSIEVAHLSAMLAEELGADVTLAKKGGLLHDIGKAVDHEIQGNHTEIGRDIAKKFNLPPEIIAPIETHHEDHPATLVSVIVKVADAISSARPGARNDNYENYLQRLEELENIAVSFDGIEKAYAIQAGREVRVFVRPEEVDDLKAYNLARDIAKKIETELKYPGEIKVNVIREMRILEYAR from the coding sequence ATGGAATATGTAATTTATGCCGTTCTGTTAGTGGGTGGTTTTTTGATCGGCTGGTTATTCTACAAAAAAAGCACTACTAATAAAGTCGGCAGCGCCGCCGCTCGTGCGGACAAAATCTTAAATGAAGCTAAATTAAAAGAAAAAGAGCTACTGCTTAAAGCCCAAGATAAGGCCATCAAAATAATTGAAGAGGCTAAAGGCGAAGAAGCTAGCCGTCGCAAAGAAATTAGCAATCTCCAGAACAGATTGGAACAAAGAGAGACATCTTTCTCCCAAAAGCTACTAGATCTCCAAGACAAGCAACAAAAATTATACGACAAGGTGAACGAAGTCCAAGAAATCAAGGAAAAAATCCAAAAAATCAAGGAAGAACAAGTGGCTAAGTTGGAAAAAATAGCTGGTCTCAACCAAGATCAGGCCAAGGATGTTCTCCTTAAGAATGTGGAAGAGAAAAGCTCCGAAGACCTGATGGTCAGGATTAAAAAGTTAGAAAATGAAAATGCGGAGAAATTAGAAGAAAAGGCTAAGGATATCATGGCGGTTGCTATGCAGCGCCTAGCCTCAACCTATACGGCTGAGTTAACTACTACCACCGTCGACTTGCCTAGCGATGAAATGAAAGGCAGGATTATCGGCCGCGAAGGACGAAATATCAAGGCGATAGAACAGATGACCGGGGTAGAAATCATCGTTGACGATACTCCTAATGCTATTACTATTTCCGGTTTTTCCTTAATTAGACGCCATGTCGCCAAAAAAACCCTAGATTACTTAATCAAAGACGGACGGATCCACCCCACTAAGATTGAAGACGCCGTGGAAAACGCTAAGAAGGAATTGGCAATCGATATCAAAAAAGCGGGAGAAGAGGCGATGTATGAACTAGGCATAACCGGTTTTGATCCTAAACTGGTCTCGATTATCGGCCGCCTTAAATATCGCACAAGCTATGGCCAAAACGCCCTTAAACATTCAATTGAAGTCGCCCATTTATCTGCCATGCTCGCTGAAGAATTAGGAGCAGATGTCACCCTAGCTAAAAAAGGTGGCCTCCTCCATGATATCGGCAAGGCGGTTGATCATGAAATCCAGGGCAATCACACTGAAATTGGACGCGATATAGCTAAAAAATTCAATCTACCTCCAGAAATAATCGCCCCGATAGAAACCCATCACGAAGACCACCCTGCCACCCTTGTCTCAGTCATCGTCAAGGTGGCCGATGCCATCTCTTCCGCCCGTCCAGGAGCGAGAAATGATAACTACGAGAACTATCTCCAACGCCTAGAAGAGCTGGAAAACATTGCTGTTTCCTTTGATGGTATCGAAAAAGCCTATGCTATCCAGGCTGGACGTGAAGTGAGGGTTTTTGTCCGCCCAGAAGAGGTCGACGACCTTAAAGCCTATAATTTGGCTAGAGATATTGCAAAAAAGATAGAAACTGAGTTAAAATATCCAGGGGAGATAAAAGTCAACGTTATTAGGGAAATGAGGATACTAGAATACGCCCGTTAA
- a CDS encoding AAA domain-containing protein, with translation MEKLIIYGDHKNILAQKILACAKNDPVGILVEIIENYNDLDIQLPKLANSSLILINKGENEAINIKTRHPDMEIILCRGGEKDFQPNLVIIDKDKNHQYLLFENWNDFWAKIKHPPTEKNRSLIATRKDNEYTINYQGDPQLEKRGAAKASANFFWFSVLLSRFYLNWLEGWLEEVNKMQFSLDLRLEGETKIRRLIIPFSNKHRGEAIFREGEGIIFSSAPPLMEREEYYDHYDYNEACAQSLKSTTLTGTVVAADEEGLEILLDFPTAKMTLKQQKSFRKGGNLLDLLVKAYTGLCAGYSDLSLKDYIYSQENFYYRPEDFLRGYLPNHNKLHLPISSLMLDGKSKVVLQDSSQIQALTDILGPNFISLIKGPPGTGKTLLSSVAIKQLVLQGKIVLVTAHSNQGLDNLLEALSEHVSPKKIFRLGNKPQLINSKKARAWHRHEKYRKKIEKDRQAFISSWLEKNKEKADDPESLKKAAKHFFANSQEIYYESEEIWRLICKNEGLVLGITINSFQFDETLRLLLYHDRLLACSQDFSDSWERLDRITKYRLRNPGEDYMLTEMSLPIAVSEYMARDNEDGKKSKPQFIIDAALIDEATKGRFFEFLPIIKKVDSKLILIGDTDQLGNIPIPLEIKEEMLGKIMSGLIPNPDGRGARLYSTLEESHPLQPIETTKEAIIDWFDNFSQGMFYSLINNSHLESNNLNINRRSLPVITDLLNYVFDKRLRIGRFNPHFQGSVVFLDSDGQETRVRTSYKNDREVSLASQEMLNFFQRQKKASGEINLNSLGIIATYRGQVKAIKEKIRQTLLFHPLFTDLVNQQNIDHILNDLVNTVDAFQGSEREAIIVSFVRSNDEGQIGFSSDIRRLYVALSRPRNELIIIGNAQTFLKSKDQKIKNVFGRLIHFTQEKKTYGRKILELV, from the coding sequence ATGGAAAAATTGATAATCTATGGAGATCATAAGAATATCTTAGCCCAAAAAATCTTGGCCTGCGCTAAGAATGATCCAGTGGGCATACTAGTCGAGATTATTGAAAACTATAATGACCTTGACATCCAGTTGCCAAAATTGGCAAATTCTTCCTTAATCCTTATCAATAAAGGCGAAAACGAGGCTATAAATATCAAGACTCGTCATCCCGACATGGAAATAATCCTTTGCCGCGGCGGTGAAAAGGATTTCCAGCCAAACCTAGTAATAATAGATAAGGATAAAAACCATCAATACCTCTTGTTTGAGAACTGGAATGATTTCTGGGCCAAAATCAAACATCCGCCAACTGAAAAGAACCGCTCCTTAATCGCCACCCGGAAAGATAATGAATACACCATTAATTACCAAGGCGACCCACAGCTAGAAAAAAGGGGGGCGGCTAAAGCTAGCGCTAACTTTTTTTGGTTCTCTGTCCTCCTTTCCCGTTTCTATCTTAATTGGCTCGAAGGATGGCTTGAAGAGGTTAATAAAATGCAATTCTCCTTAGACCTCAGGCTGGAGGGAGAAACTAAAATCAGAAGGCTGATAATCCCCTTCAGCAATAAACACCGAGGGGAGGCGATTTTTCGTGAAGGAGAAGGTATAATCTTTTCTTCTGCTCCGCCCCTTATGGAACGGGAAGAATACTATGACCACTACGATTATAACGAAGCCTGCGCTCAAAGCCTAAAAAGCACAACTCTAACAGGCACGGTAGTAGCAGCGGATGAAGAAGGCTTAGAAATATTATTGGATTTCCCTACAGCAAAAATGACTTTAAAACAGCAAAAATCATTCAGAAAAGGGGGCAATCTTCTAGATCTGCTGGTCAAAGCTTACACAGGTTTATGCGCTGGGTATTCTGATTTATCATTAAAGGATTACATTTACTCACAAGAAAACTTCTACTATCGTCCAGAGGATTTCCTGCGCGGTTATCTGCCAAATCACAACAAACTGCACCTGCCAATTTCTAGCTTGATGCTAGATGGAAAATCGAAAGTCGTCCTCCAAGATTCTTCCCAAATACAGGCTTTGACTGATATCCTAGGACCAAACTTTATCAGCCTGATCAAGGGTCCGCCAGGCACTGGCAAGACCTTACTTAGCTCGGTAGCTATCAAACAATTAGTCCTACAAGGAAAAATTGTGTTAGTAACCGCGCATAGTAACCAAGGACTAGATAACCTGCTCGAAGCTTTATCTGAACACGTCAGCCCGAAAAAAATCTTTCGACTTGGTAATAAACCGCAACTGATCAACTCTAAAAAAGCTCGCGCCTGGCATCGACACGAAAAATACCGGAAAAAGATTGAGAAGGATCGCCAGGCTTTCATATCCAGCTGGCTTGAAAAGAATAAAGAAAAAGCCGATGATCCTGAAAGCCTAAAAAAAGCCGCCAAACATTTTTTTGCCAACAGTCAGGAAATATACTATGAGAGCGAAGAAATTTGGCGCCTAATATGCAAGAATGAAGGTTTGGTTCTGGGTATAACCATCAACTCCTTCCAATTCGATGAAACCCTAAGACTCCTGCTCTACCACGACAGACTACTGGCTTGCTCTCAAGATTTCTCCGATAGCTGGGAAAGATTGGATAGAATTACAAAATACCGTCTCAGAAACCCTGGCGAAGATTACATGCTTACAGAAATGAGTCTGCCGATAGCAGTTTCTGAATACATGGCCCGAGATAACGAAGACGGGAAGAAATCTAAGCCGCAGTTTATAATTGATGCCGCCCTAATCGATGAGGCCACTAAGGGACGTTTCTTTGAATTTCTGCCAATCATAAAAAAAGTTGACTCTAAACTAATTTTGATTGGAGACACGGATCAATTAGGCAACATTCCCATCCCGCTGGAAATAAAAGAGGAAATGTTGGGCAAAATAATGAGCGGACTAATACCAAATCCTGACGGCCGTGGAGCTAGGCTATATTCAACCCTGGAGGAATCGCACCCTCTCCAGCCCATCGAGACAACAAAAGAAGCAATCATAGATTGGTTTGATAACTTCTCGCAGGGGATGTTCTATTCTTTGATTAATAACAGCCACCTGGAAAGCAATAACTTAAATATCAATCGGCGCTCCCTGCCGGTAATAACCGATCTGTTGAATTATGTCTTTGATAAACGATTGCGGATTGGGCGCTTTAACCCTCATTTCCAAGGCAGCGTTGTTTTTCTAGATTCCGATGGCCAAGAAACCCGTGTTCGCACTTCTTATAAGAATGACCGCGAAGTTTCACTGGCCAGTCAGGAAATGCTAAACTTCTTCCAACGTCAAAAAAAGGCGAGCGGGGAAATAAATCTTAATTCTTTAGGAATAATTGCCACCTATCGCGGACAGGTTAAAGCCATCAAGGAAAAAATCCGCCAAACTCTGCTATTTCACCCCCTCTTTACAGACTTAGTCAATCAGCAAAATATTGACCACATCTTAAATGACTTGGTAAACACCGTCGATGCTTTCCAAGGGTCAGAAAGAGAGGCGATTATCGTAAGCTTCGTTCGTTCCAACGACGAGGGACAAATCGGATTTAGCTCTGATATCCGCCGCCTTTACGTCGCTCTCAGTCGGCCCCGTAATGAACTTATTATTATTGGTAATGCCCAGACTTTCTTGAAGAGCAAAGACCAAAAAATAAAAAATGTTTTTGGCCGACTCATACATTTTACCCAAGAAAAAAAGACCTACGGTCGTAAAATCTTGGAACTGGTATAG